Proteins from one Fragaria vesca subsp. vesca linkage group LG6, FraVesHawaii_1.0, whole genome shotgun sequence genomic window:
- the LOC101290692 gene encoding SKP1-like protein 4-like yields the protein MSTSAAPEESTKKMFTLRSSDCEAFEVEEAVALQLQTIKHMIEDDCAEGGIPLPNVTGKILAKVIEYCKKHIRAVAKDSSSFGLSSNEDDALKTWDGEFVKELEADQNVLFDMILAANYLNIKGLLDVTCTHVAGMMRGKTLEEIRTIFHIKNDYTKDEEEEVRRENQWAFE from the coding sequence ATGTCGACTTCCGCCGCACCTGAAGAGAGTACTAAGAAGATGTTTACCCTCAGGAGCTCCGACTGCGAGGCCTTCGAGGTGGAGGAAGCGGTGGCGTTGCAGTTGCAGACTATCAAGCACATGATCGAGGACGACTGCGCCGAGGGAGGCATTCCTCTCCCAAATGTCACTGGCAAGATCCTGGCCAAGGTCATCGAGTACTGCAAAAAGCACATCAGGGCCGTCGCAAAAGATAGCAGCAGCTTTGGCCTGAGCAGCAACGAGGACGATGCACTCAAGACATGGGATGGGGAGTTTGTGAAGGAGTTGGAGGCAGACCAGAATGTGTTGTTTGATATGATTCTGGCGGCGAATTACTTGAACATCAAGGGCTTGTTGGATGTGACGTGCACACATGTTGCGGGCATGATGAGGGGGAAGACCCTCGAGGAAATAAGAACAATCTTCCATATCAAGAATGACTACACCAAGGATGAAGAGGAGGAGGTTCGTCGTGAGAATCAATGGGCTTTTGAGTAA
- the LOC101301029 gene encoding uncharacterized protein LOC101301029: MGILHDDVVIITEPEKEGDPSVITINCPDKTGLGCDLCRIILFFGLSIVRGDVSTDGKWCFLVFWVVGNPGTRWGLLKKRLMETCPSFSSASGISYYRHELQSPKTPDVFLLKFCCYDRKGILHDVTGVLCELELTIKKVKVSTTPDEKVMDLFFVTDTRELLHTNKRKDEVSDHLKAATGNAMISCDIEMVGPEITACSQSSSFLPSVLMEDMFHLEMPDELPSGLVTSSCVSVNMDNSLSPGHTLVQIMCKDHKGLLYDIMRTLKDYNIQISYGRFSSKQRRNCEIDLFIVQADGKKMVDPSKQNALKSRLQMELLRPLRVAVVSKGPDTELLVANPVELSGKGRPLVFHDITLALKMSNTGIFSAKIGRHLVKDREWEVYRVLLDEGDGLPVPRNKIEEGVWKMLMGWE, translated from the exons ATGGGTATTTTACATGACGACGTCGTAATCATCACAGAGCCAGAGAAAGAAGGCGACCCAAGTGTGATTACCATAAATTGCCCAGACAAAACTGGCTTGGGCTGTGACTTGTGTCGCATCATTCTCTTCTTTGGTCTTAGCATTGTCAGAGGAG ATGTATCAACGGATGGGAAGTGGTGCTTCTTAGTGTTTTGGGTGGTTGGGAACCCAGGAACAAGGTGGGGTTTGTTGAAGAAGAGGTTAATGGAGACTTGTCCTTCTTTTTCTTCAGCTTCTGGGATTTCCTATTACCGCCATGAATTGCAGTCCCCAAAGACTCCAGATGTGTTCCTTCTCAAGTTCTGTTGTTATGATCGGAAAGGGATTTTACATG ATGTGACTGGGGTTCTATGTGAACTAGAGCTAACCATAAAGAAAGTCAAGGTATCCACCACCCCCGACGAGAAAGTGATGGATCTGTTTTTCGTCACAGACACCAG GGAACTTCTGCATACAAATAAGAGAAAAGACGAGGTATCTGACCACTTAAAAGCTGCTACGGGCAATGCCATGATAAGTTGTGATATTGAAATGGTCGGTCCTGAGATTACTGCATGTTCACAGTCGTCTTCATTTCTCCCATCCGTTCTTATGGAAGACATGTTTCATTTGGAAATGCCTGATGAACTCCCAAGTGGACTAGTCACCTCTAGCTGTGTTTCCGTAAATATGGATAATTCGCTCAGTCCTGGCCACACGCTGGTCCAGATCATGTGCAAAGATCACAAGGGCCTCCTTTATGATATAATGAGAACTCTAAAGGATTATAATATACAG ATCTCTTACGGCCGCTTCTCTTCGAAACAAAGAAGAAACTGCGAGATTGACTTGTTCATTGTGCAAGCTGATGGAAAGAAGATGGTTGATCCAAGCAAGCAGAATGCGTTGAAATCTCGTTTACAGATGGAACTACTCCGTCCTCTCAGAGTAGCTGTTGTAAGCAAAGGTCCTGATACAGAGCTCCTGGTTGCTAATCCTGTGGAATTATCTGGGAAGGGCCGGCCTCTTGTTTTTCATGATATAACCCTTGCTCTCAAGATGTCGAACACTGGCATATTTTCG GCTAAAATTGGAAGGCATTTAGTTAAAGATCGGGAATGGGAAGTCTATCGAGTCTTGCTTGATGAAGGAGATGGATTGCCAGTTCCAAGGAACAAGATTGAGGAAGGAGTATGGAAGATGTTGATGGGTTGGGAGTGA
- the LOC101300465 gene encoding dual specificity phosphatase Cdc25-like — MLEVRSPKGASDSNSWLCFGRNKKKTKTKQPSDMARSISCITGSQLLSLKRRPNNIAIIDVRDDERSYDGHIAGSLHYANDTFYDKISSLAQEVKGKDTLVFHCALSQVRGPSCARKFANYLEEMKEETGIKDILVLERGFNGWESSGRPVCRCNSIPCKGETETKSESA; from the exons ATGTTGGAGGTGCGTAGCCCCAAGGGAGCATCCGATTCCAACTCCTGGTTGTGCTTTGGCAGAAACAAGAAGAAGACGAAGACGAAGCAACCATCAGATATGGCTCGTAGCATCTCCTGCATAACAGGGTCTCAGCTCCTCTCTCTCAAACGCCGACCCAACAATATCGCCATCATCGATGTCAG GGATGACGAGAGGAGCTACGATGGGCACATAGCGGGGTCTTTGCACTATGCCAATGACACTTTCTATGATAAGATCTCCAGTCTCGCTCAGGAAGTCAAAGGGAAAGACACCCTTGTGTTTCACTGCGCTCTCAGCCAG GTTCGAGGCCCGTCCTGTGCACGGAAGTTTGCTAATTATCTTGAGGAGATGAAGGAAGAGACGGGGATCAAAGACATTTTGGTTTTGGAGCGTGGCTTCAATGGCTGGGAATCTTCTGGTAGACCTGTTTGTCGCTGCAACAGCATTCCCTGCAAGGGTGAGACTGAGACCAAGAGTGAGAGTGCATAA